The Fragaria vesca subsp. vesca linkage group LG2, FraVesHawaii_1.0, whole genome shotgun sequence genome includes a window with the following:
- the LOC101305914 gene encoding transmembrane and coiled-coil domain-containing protein 4-like → MRIFYATLKPLVPFANSNLLRFRCSVTSKPEAPPVMEAKVVLTQTQRYAAGALFALALHQTQIHQTKPLNALLPLEEETINDGVGIGRTVSVSDDPGLWIHESSGLLYPVLRFLGVEDKSWKGLKETAGSSSQVRHHVGAFLTLLKEETAEVASAEKSEKEVALTKTVDTMVRSEESADAHLVDRSENYEYEAKCREKFSDTETEIASEVADKPYEAPKRTVSVISTEIKDPTESKRLDVPVEEGRRLSYEKKITVLYVILSACVADSSVSGDKVRNGYDARHRVALRLLATWLGVEWLKVEVMETMVACSFMASLKESANAEKTEDADGEKKENDDISWENWKRGGLIGAAALTGGTLMAITGGLAAPAIAQGLSALAPILGGIIPAIGATGFAAAATAAGSVTGSVAVAASFGAAGAGLTGTKMARRIGNIEEFEFKAVEGTYNQGRLGVGIVVSGLVFEDEDFVRPWEGYNDHLERYALWWESKNLVALSTAIQDWLTSRIALELMKEGAMLTVLNTLVAAFAMPATLVTASDLIDSKWAIAADRSDKAGKMLAEVLLKGLQGNRPVTLIGFSLGGRVVFKCLECLAEAEGNNAGLVERVVLLGAPVSIEDENWEDARKMVAGRFVNAFSTNDWTLGVAFRASLLSQGLAGIQAVNVPGIENVDVTQFVEGHSSYLWKTKQILELLELESYHPVFRKEDAEDKTPQEQNSSADEKKTN, encoded by the exons ATGAGAATCTTCTACGCTACATTAAAACCTCTAGTTCCGTTTGCTAATTCTAATCTATTGCGTTTTCGATGCTCTGTGACCTCTAAACCCGAAGCACCGCCGGTTATGGAGGCGAAGGTAGTACTAACTCAGACTCAGCGATACGCCGCTGGAGCGTTGTTCGCTCTGGCGCTTCACCAGACTCAGATCCACCAGACTAAGCCGTTGAATGCTTTGCTTCCTCTTGAGGAGGAGACGATCAATGACGGTGTCGGCATAGGTCGGACCGTTTCGGTTTCGGACGATCCCGGGCTTTGGATCCACGAGAGTTCTGGTTTGCTTTATCCTGTTCTCAG GTTTCTTGGAGTGGAGGACAAATCATGGAAGGGGCTGAAGGAAACTGCAGGATCTTCATCACAAGTTCGGCATCATGTAGGAGCG TTCTTGACCTTACTTAAGGAGGAGACAGCTGAGGTGGCTTCTGCTGAGAAATCCGAGAAGGAAGTTGCTCTGACAAAAACTGTTGATACCATGGTTCGTAGTGAGGAAAGTGCCGATGCTCATTTAGTGGATAGAAGTGAGAATTATGAATATGAAGCTAAATGTCGTGAAAAATTTTCCGATACTGAAACTGAAATAGCTTCTGAGGTCGCTGACAAGCCTTATGAGGCCCCAAAGAGGACCGTTTCTGTGATATCAACTGAAATAAAAGATCCAACTGAATCTAAACGCCTTGACGTGCCTGTTGAGGAGGGAAGGCGGCTCAGCTATGAGAAGAAAATAACAGTTCTTTATGTAATTTTGTCAGCCTGTGTGGCAGACAGTAGTGTAAGTGGCGATAAAGTAAGGAACGGTTATGATGCTCGACACCGCGTTGCACTGAGGTTGCTGGCAACTTGGCTTGGGGTGGAATGGCTAAAAGTG GAAGTTATGGAGACGATGGTTGCTTGTTCTTTCATGGCTTCCTTAAAAGAGAGTGCTAATGCAGAGAAGACAGAAGATGCTGATGGAGAGAAAAAAGAAAATGATGATATCTCATGGGAAAACTGGAAGCGTGGAGGTCTAATTGGTGCAGCTGCTTTAACAGGAGGAACTTTAATGGCTATCACCGGTG GTCTAGCTGCTCCTGCAATTGCTCAGGGATTGAGTGCTCTAGCTCCTATCTTGGGTGGCATTATTCCTGCAATAGGAGCAACTGGCTTCGCTGCTGCAGCAACTGCCGCAGGGTCTGTTACTGGTTCTGTTGCTGTTGCTGCATCATTTGGAG CTGCTGGAGCTGGACTAACCGGGACTAAAATGGCTAGAAGAATCGGCAACATTGAAGAATTTGAGTTCAAAGCAGTTGAAGGAACTTATAACCAAGGA CGGCTAGGAGTGGGAATAGTGGTTTCAGGACTTGTGTTTGAGGATGAAGATTTTGTAAGGCCTTGGGAAGGCTACAATGACCACTTGGAGAG GTATGCACTGTGGTGGGAGTCTAAGAATTTGGTTGCATTGAGCACTGCAATCCAAGACTGGCTTACTTCAA GAATTGCCCTCGAGTTGATGAAAGAAGGTGCCATGCTGACCGTATTAAACACACTTGTAGCAGCTTTTGCTATGCCAGCAACCTTGGTTACTGCATCTGATCTTATTGATAGCAAATGGGCGATTGCAGCTGACAG ATCAGATAAAGCTGGGAAGATGCTCGCTGAAGTATTGTTGAAGGGACTGCAAGGCAACAG GCCCGTGACTCTAATAGGATTCTCACTTGGGGGCAGAGTGGTTTTTAAATGTCTGGAATGTTTAGCTGAAGCAGAAGGGAACAACG CTGGTCTGGTAGAAAGGGTTGTCCTACTTGGAGCACCAGTGTCAATTGAAGATGAAAATTGGGAAGATGCCCGGAAG ATGGTGGCAGGGAGATTTGTGAATGCTTTTTCTACAAATGATTGGACACTAGGAGTTGCCTTCCGTGCAAG TTTGCTATCTCAAGGTTTGGCTGGAATTCAAGCTGTCAATGTTCCTGGCATCGAAAAT GTTGATGTAACACAATTTGTAGAAGGCCATTCATCCTATCTTTGGAAGACAAAACAGATCTTGGAGCTACTTGAACTTGAGTCTTACCACCCTGTTTTCAGAAAAGAAGACGCAGAAGATAAAACACCGCAGGAACAAAACAGCTCGGCTGACGAAAAGAAAACAAATTAG
- the LOC101306787 gene encoding protein LTV1 homolog, whose protein sequence is MGKKKFIDKKKSSTFQLIARDSSDPNYDDSPGGDRVFIQVSGQPTNDADSIFADAPEDEEGDHYYDHAYGSYSAAAPQPLPEKVRKEILDLGFPDDGYNYLNHLREIKNAGGGSAYYSNPKAKLEQLPHDVKAYDASRLRISEKEVPDEKDIYTVASKTVNVRVQRAVDPEVSALLDDSDAVSRFGSDDEDLEEDFVIKANLADGDEEEEVCVCEGPSFVEQSESKNVSNVVGMVERNSTERGKGEFVVDDPRARRDVDDEFDMVLSREYDNDDDEDDYDGGDHDDGYFYGDEEDTSIEEKLKDVKLNDCVKDDFELNEYEVPGDGEEIQKTKQLGKIYENEDQEDEVVIVEESSDESQKWDCETVVTTYSTLENHPAKIGAPELSRKKKQLSETVFKGLDASNTLIKLGGKQRLPVDFLPGNRRPPAATEKVEDTGSLKTEQQKRKQHGQESKEQKKERKSAVKEERREARRAKKELKELYKGEAQHAQRIAAISGPSSKRLM, encoded by the exons ATGGGGAAGAAGAAGTTCATCGACAAGAAAAAGTCGTCGACTTTCCAATTAATCGCCCGAGACTCCTCCGATCCCAACTACGACGACTCACCCGGCGGCGACCGGGTCTTCATCCAAGTCTCCGGCCAGCCCACCAACGATGCCGATTCCATCTTCGCCGACGCGCCTGAGGACGAAGAAGGTGACCACTACTACGACCACGCTTACGGAAGCTATTCTGCGGCGGCGCCTCAGCCCCTGCCGGAGAAAGTGAGGAAGGAGATTCTCGACCTCGGGTTTCCCGACGACGGTTACAACTACTTGAACCACCTGAGGGAGATCAAGAACGCCGGCGGTGGCTCCGCGTATTACTCCAATCCCAAGGCTAAGCTCGAGCAGCTTCCGCATGACGTCAAG GCATATGATGCTTCGAGATTGCGAATTTCGGAGAAGGAGGTTCCGGATGAGAAGGATATATACACTGTGGCGTCTAAGACTGTCAATGTGAGGGTTCAGAGAGCTGTTGATCCTGAAGTGTCTGCATTGCTTGATGATAGTGATGCTGTGTCGCGGTTCGGTTCTGATGATGAGGATTTGGAGGAGGATTTTGTGATTAAGGCGAATCTTGCTGATGGAGACGAAGAGGAGGAGGTTTGTGTATGTGAGGGGCCAAGTTTTGTTGAGCAATCGGAGAGCAAGAATGTGAGCAATGTAGTTGGTATGGTTGAAAGGAATAGCACGGAGAGGGGAAAGGGTGAGTTTGTGGTGGATGATCCACGAGCTCGGAGGGATGTGGATGACGAATTTGATATG GTCTTAAGTCGGGAATATGATAATGACGATGATGAGGATGACTATGATGGTGGTGATCATGATGATGGTTATTTTTATGGAGATGAAGAGGATACATCCATTGAGGAGAAGCTCAAGGACGTAAAACTTAATGACTGCGTGAAGGATGACTTTGAACTTAATGAATACGAGGTCCCGGGAGATGGTGAGGAGATACAAAAAACAAAGCAGCTTGGGAAGATATATGAGAATGAAGATCAAGAGGACGAGGTGGTAATTGTAGAGGAGTCTAGTGATGAATCACAAAAATGGGACTGTGAGACTGTTGTTACTACATATTCAACACTTGAAAACCATCCTGCAAAAATTGGAGCTCCAGAACTAAGTAGAAAGAAGAAGCAGCTTTCAGAAACCGTTTTTAAAGGCTTGGATGCCTCAAATACTTTGATAAAACTTGGAGGAAAACAGAGGCTGCCTGTGGACTTCTTGCCTGGTAATAGAAGACCTCCTGCTGCTACAGAGAAGGTGGAAGATACAGGTAGCTTGAAAACTGAGCAGCAGAAAAGGAAGCAACATGGTCAGGAGTCAAAGGA
- the LOC101305631 gene encoding uncharacterized protein LOC101305631, with protein sequence METIRKLRDQVAKQQQAVFKQFAGGMYGSSDNVVDETELQQHQKLEKLFISTRAGKHYQRDIVRGVEGYIVTGSKLVEIGTKLSEDSRKYGSEKTCTTGNTLSRAALSFGRARAQMEKECGILLKALGTQVAEPLRAMVVGAPLEDARHLAQRYSRMRQEAEAQAIDVSRRQVKVRESAGNSDVIMKLEAAEAKLQELKSNVAILGKEAAAAMAAVEGQQQRLTLQRLIAMVEAERNYHQNVLQILNRLEGEMLSEHQRIEASPSPAAENTMPPPPSYEEVNHDFTSETHDDLTDIRDYFLGEAMYTFQGVTDVELSLSFGDYVVVRKVSNNGWAEGECKGKAGWFPVNYVERRERVQASKVAAVF encoded by the exons ATGGAAACAATCCGGAAGCTGAGAGATCAGGTCGCTAAACAGCAGCAG GCTGTCTTCAAACAATTTGCTGGTGGCATGTACGGAAGTTCCGATAATGTTGTGGACGAAACAGAACTCCAGCAGCATCAGAAACTCGAGAAGTTGTTCATATCGACTCGTGCCGGCAAG CATTACCAAAGGGATATCGTGCGTGGTGTGGAAGGGTATATTGTAACTGGTTCAAAGCTAGTTGAAATAG GTACCAAGTTATCAGAAGATAGCAGGAAATATGGTTCTGAAAAAACTTGTACCACTGGTAACACGTTATCCCGCGCTGCACTGAGTTTTGGAAGAGCTCGTGCCCAAATGGAAAAGGAGTGTGGAATTCTACTGAAAGCCCTTGGCACGCAG GTTGCAGAGCCTTTAAGAGCGATGGTAGTGGGTGCACCCTTGGAGGATGCTCGACATCTTGCTCAACGATACAGTAGAATGAGACAAGAAGCTGAAGCTCAG GCTATTGATGTTTCCAGACGGCAAGTCAAAGTGAGGGAATCTGCAGGTAATTCAGATGTTATCATGAAACTAGAAGCTGCCGAAGCCAAACTTCAGGAGCTAAAATCCAATGTTGCAATATTGGGAAAAGAAGCTGCTGCAGCAATGGCAGCTGTAGAAGGTCAACAACAGAGGTTGACTCTTCAGCGACTTATTGCCATG GTTGAAGCGGAGCGCAATTATCATCAGAATGTCCTCCAGATACTTAATCGGCTTGAAGGGGAG ATGTTGTCAGAACACCAACGAATTGAAGCATCGCCCAGTCCAGCTGCAGAGAATACTATGCCTCCACCACCCTCATATGAAGAGGTCAACCATGACTTTACTTCTGAAACCCATGATGATTTAACAGACATCAGGGACTATTTCTTAGGAGAG GCTATGTACACATTTCAAGGTGTAACTGATGTGGAGTTAAGTTTGTCTTTCGGGGATTATGTTGTTGTCCGGAAG GTTTCAAACAACGGTTGGGCTGAAGGTGAGTGCAAGGGAAAAGCAGGTTGGTTCCCGGTTAACTACGTAGAAAGGCGGGAACGTGTTCAGGCGAGCAAGGTGGCCGCAGTCTTTTAA
- the LOC101305337 gene encoding probable salt tolerance-like protein At1g75540-like codes for MKIQCDVCNKDEASVFCTADEAALCDGCDHRVHHANKLASKHQRFSLIHPSSSKLSPLCDICQERRAFLFCQQDRAILCRECDVPIHSANEHTQKHNRFLFTGVKLSATSTVYTSTESAAVTDPKPQPLINKKQPVPVSSSISNPFSVPKISTTTTTTTSVPKISTSTKSGASLIPNDGVGSVSSISEYLTETLPGWHVEDLLDISSNHPFGFCKADNEALPYFDDDIQSNLSSFSSQNPGIWVPQASNPSLQHSQMGFKETTKEAATNMNMIKANYNSNHISNYRSMWNVDDSFTVPQISPPSVGSKRYRPF; via the exons ATGAAGATCCAGTGTGACGTGTGCAACAAGGACGAAGCGTCGGTGTTCTGCACCGCCGACGAGGCTGCTCTCTGCGACGGCTGCGACCACCGTGTCCACCATGCCAATAAGCTCGCCTCCAAACACCAGCGCTTCTCCCTCATCCACCCCTCCTCTTCCAAACTCTCCCCTCTCTGCGATATCTGTCAG GAGAGACGAGCTTTCTTGTTCTGTCAGCAGGACAGAGCAATCTTATGTAGAGAGTGTGACGTTCCGATTCACTCTGCAAACGAACACACACAGAAGCATAATCGCTTTCTTTTCACAGGGGTCAAGCTCTCTGCTACCTCTACAGTTTACACATCTACTGAGTCTGCTGCGGTTACTGATCCCAAGCCTCAGCCTTTGATCAATAAGAAGCAGCCTGTTCCAGTTTCCTCATCTATTTCAAATCCCTTTTCAGTTCCCAAGATTTCAACTACTACTACTACTACTACTTCAGTTCCCAAGATCTCAACTAGTACTAAAAGTGGTGCAAGTTTGATACCAAATGATGGGGTTGGATCAGTGAGTAGCATATCAGAGTATTTGACTGAGACGCTTCCGGGTTGGCACGTTGAGGACCTTCTTGATATTTCGTCTAACCATCCCTTTGGTTTCTGTAAG GCTGACAATGAAGCTTTACCCTATTTCGATGATGATATCCAAAGCAATCTCAGCTCTTTCTCGTCACAGAACCCAGGGATTTGGGTCCCTCAAGCATCAAATCCTTCTCTGCAACATTCACAAATGGGGTTCAAAGAGACCACAAAGGAGGCTGCTACAAATATGAACATGATCAAAGCCAACTATAACAGCAATCACATCTCCAATTACAGATCAATGTGGAACGTCGACGATAGCTTCACAGTTCCTCAGATTAGTCCTCCATCTGTTGGCTCCAAGAGGTATAGACCTTTTTGA
- the LOC101301559 gene encoding uncharacterized protein LOC101301559: protein MDTLRNLWAILLISIAIVGSQGNAKVENGTATSQAGTLAFDQGNTTEARNKSASNTTEVVINSKNKHSWMNRGRGGGGGGGGGGGGGGGGGRGSGGGGGGGGGGYSWSWGGGGGGGGGGGGGGGRGRGGGGGSGWGWGGGGGGSGWWKWGCGGNGGGRRHQHVYRGTGRFSEDHYKLGEFAQCMRKGMCQGKRLDCPLHCGGPCYYDCQDMCKAHCRRR, encoded by the coding sequence ATGGATACACTGAGAAACTTATGGGCTATCTTGCTTATTTCCATAGCCATTGTTGGTTCACAAGGTAATGCTAAGGTGGAAAATGGCACTGCTACTAGTCAAGCAGGCACTCTTGCTTTTGATCAAGGCAACACAACAGAAGCAAGAAACAAGAGCGCTTCTAACACTACTGAAGTTGTTATCAACAGCAAAAACAAACACTCTTGGATGAATAGAGGAAGAGGTGGAGGAGGCGGCGGTGGTGGTGGAGGAGGAGGTGGTGGTGGTGGTGGTAGAGGTAGTGGAGGCGGTGGAGGCGGTGGAGGAGGAGGCTACTCGTGGAGTTGGGGTGGTGGAGGTGGAGGTGGAGGTGGAGGTGGAGGTGGTGGTGGTCGAGGACGTGGCGGTGGTGGAGGTAGCGGGTGGGGATGGGGTGGAGGAGGAGGAGGGAGTGGCTGGTGGAAGTGGGGTTGCGGCGGAAACGGAGGAGGAAGAAGGCATCAACATGTGTACCGGGGGACGGGGAGGTTCAGTGAGGATCATTACAAGCTAGGAGAGTTTGCACAATGCATGCGTAAAGGGATGTGTCAAGGGAAGAGATTGGATTGCCCTCTTCACTGTGGAGGACCTTGCTACTACGACTGCCAAGATATGTGCAAGGCTCACTGTCGACGTCGATGA